Within bacterium, the genomic segment GATACTTTGCGGACATTCCTGAGGCGGTCATCAACACGAAAAAAATAAGCGAGATGTGCAATCTTGAACTTGAGCTCGGGAAATGGGTGTTTCCCGCGGTACAACTCCCCGAGGGAAAAACTCACGATGATATGCTCCGCGATATTGTGGTAGAAGGACTTGAGCGGAAAAAAATGGAGAAAACGAAAGAGGTTGAAGAAAGAATCGAGTATGAGCTCGGAATTATTAGAAAAAAAGGTTACGCGCCGTATTTTCTTGTCGTCTGGGACCTGATGGAATATGCGCACGAAAAAAATATCCTTACCACCATCAGAGGTTCCGTCGCGGGGTCTTTGGTAACGTTTCTTGCAGGAATTACAAACGTCAATCCTCTTGAATACAAACTTCCGTTTGAACGTTTCCTCAATCCGGAGCGTCCGTCCCCGCCCGATATCGACATGGATTTCGCCGACAACCGGCGTGATGAGATGATTGATTACGCGAGACGCAAATATGGCGAGGATAAAGTGGCGCAGATAGGTACGTTTGGAACAATGATGGCCAGAGCCGCCGTCCGCGATGTAGCGCGTGCCTTGGGCTACTCATACGGCGTCGGAGACCGTATCGCTAAACTTATTCCGTTCGGCTCGCAAGGTTTTCCCATGACCATAGACCACGCCCTTGAGATTACGCCGGAACTCAAATCCTCATACGGCAACGATGCCGACACAAGAACCATTTTGGACATGGCGCGCGCGATTGAAGGATGCGCACGGCACATTTCCGTTCATGCCGCGGGCGTTGTTATTTCCCCCACTCCGCTTACCGACTTCGTGCCGCTCCAGTTTGACCCCAAAGGAGGAAAGCTGATCACCCAGTACGACATGCATTCCGTTGAAGACGCGGGACTTTTGAAATTCGATTTTCTCGGCATCAGAAACCTGTCCATTCTTGCGTACGCGGTTGAACTCGTGGCGGAGCTTAAGGGTGTGAAAGTCGATATTGAAAATATTCCCCTTGATGACAAAAAAACTTTTGAAATGCTTGCGCGCGGAGAAACCATCGGCCTGTTCCAGCTCAACGGCGCCGGAATGACGCGTTATCTAAAAGAGCTCAGGGCAACGACAATTCACGATATAAACGCCATGGTTGCCTTGTATCGCCCCGGACCCCTTGAATCCATTCCGCTTTATATTGAGCGCAAACACAACTCAAAACTGGTTTCGTATCTGGACCCGCGCCTTAAGGATATCCTTTCCCAGTCGCACGGAGTTATTACGTATCAGGACGACGTTTTGTTGATTGCCATCAATCTCGCCGGGTACTCTTGGCTTGAAGCGGATAAATTGCGCAAAGCGATGGGAAAGAAAATTCCGGCAGAAATGGAGGCGCAAAAAGAAAAATTACTTTCGGGCTTTATCAAAAACGGCATGACCAAGGAAAAAGCCGAGAAGCTTTGGAAACTTATTGAGCCATTTGCCGCGTACGGGTTCAACAAAGCTCACGCGGCAAGTTACGGAAAAGTCGCGTATCAGACTTCGTATATGAAGGCCAACTTCCCTGTCATTTATATGGCGGCGGTGCTCACCGCGGACGCGGGAGATGTGGAAAAAATCGCCGAAACCATCAACGAATGCAAGCGGATGGGCCTTGCCGTGCTTCCGCCGGACATCAACGAAAGTTTTAGAGACTTCACCGTTGTCGGAGGCGGCACGGAAAATGAAAAAATACGTTTCGGCCTTTTGACTATCAAAAACCTCGGCGAAGGCGTGGCGCACAGTATCATTGACGAAAGAAAAGCGAACGGAAAATACACGTCGCTTAAAAATTTTCTTGACCGTATTACAGACAGGAATTTGAATAAAAAATCACTTGAGGCGCTTATCAAATCCGGTGCCCTTGATGAATTCGGGGAACGCGGGGAACTTATTCATAATCTCGAAAATATTCTTGAATATAACAAGCAGAAAAACCACGGGCCCAAAAACCAGGATTCTTTGTTCGGAAGCGTTCACGAAGAAAGCGCACCTCTTACGCTTGAAAAAGCAGGCGCCGCGGGGACGGAAGAAAAATTGACGTGGGAAAAAGAACTGCTCGGTTTATACGTTTCGGGACATCCATTGGATAAATTCAGAGAAAAACTTGAAAGCAGAGATTTCCCGATTTCAAAAATTAAGGACGGAATGAAAGAAGGTATGGAAGCGGTTGCGGCGGGGATTATTGAGGAAGCAAAAAGTATTCTTACCAAGCGCGGAGAACGGATGATGTTTCTTAAAATTACCGATTTTACGGGAAGCATCGAGGCTGTTGTCTTTCCCCGCGTATATGAGGAATACAAAGACATTCTTGTGCTTGATAAATGCGTCGCCCTGAAGGGAAAAATATCGAAACGCGACGGAGAGTCTAGTCTCGTCGTTGAGAAGGCAAAAATCTTGTAAGAAGTGGATATAAAAAAGAAGCGAGTTTAAATCTCGCTTCTTTTTAGTTGATCTTGCTCGTGCCTATGCTTCCAATATTGCACAAGGTGCAAGAGTTTCCTTGTTAAGAAATGTCACAGAGACCTTTCTTCCTTTTCCGCTCAGAAGGAGGGCCGACTGGAATCTTTCATTATCTATCAAAGGTTTAAAGTTAAGATAACGAGAGTATGGACTAAGATACGAGCGTAGTTCATTTTCGTGCTCTTTCATGAAAGAAACTAATTTTTCCATCGCCTTTCTATCTTCATGTAAAGGACGCAAATTGAAGGCAAAACTGATTATGGCATGAGCAACTTCCCTTTGAAGGAAAAGGTGCTGGGATACAAGGTCATCCTTTTCTTTATCGAGTCGAAACCTAAAAGGATACCCCCGCCACCAAATCAAAAATCTGTTCAACACGTTTAAAATCATAAAGAACCTCCTTTCCGTTTAAGATTATTTAAAAGTAAATTGGTACAAAAGTCAAGATTCCCTACAAAACAATGCATGGATATTTCTTGTAATAATTGCTAGTATTTTCA encodes:
- the dnaE gene encoding DNA polymerase III subunit alpha, with translation MSSFVHLHTHSHYSLLTGLPKIKNLVSETKKLGMDAIALTDNGNLYGAVEFYKECKKAGIKPIIGVDTYVAARSRHDKEATLDSVRTRIVLLAKNLTGYKNLLKLVTLSYLEGFYYKPRLDRELMERYAEGLICISPSFRGDIALSAISKNFDKAKKSAAWHIKTFGKENFFIEITHHPEIDGHAEKMKFLQIFAKELGIPLVAAHDVYYLKAQDKKVRDTMMSIQMNKETHFNDVEDFSLIDSDTAARYFADIPEAVINTKKISEMCNLELELGKWVFPAVQLPEGKTHDDMLRDIVVEGLERKKMEKTKEVEERIEYELGIIRKKGYAPYFLVVWDLMEYAHEKNILTTIRGSVAGSLVTFLAGITNVNPLEYKLPFERFLNPERPSPPDIDMDFADNRRDEMIDYARRKYGEDKVAQIGTFGTMMARAAVRDVARALGYSYGVGDRIAKLIPFGSQGFPMTIDHALEITPELKSSYGNDADTRTILDMARAIEGCARHISVHAAGVVISPTPLTDFVPLQFDPKGGKLITQYDMHSVEDAGLLKFDFLGIRNLSILAYAVELVAELKGVKVDIENIPLDDKKTFEMLARGETIGLFQLNGAGMTRYLKELRATTIHDINAMVALYRPGPLESIPLYIERKHNSKLVSYLDPRLKDILSQSHGVITYQDDVLLIAINLAGYSWLEADKLRKAMGKKIPAEMEAQKEKLLSGFIKNGMTKEKAEKLWKLIEPFAAYGFNKAHAASYGKVAYQTSYMKANFPVIYMAAVLTADAGDVEKIAETINECKRMGLAVLPPDINESFRDFTVVGGGTENEKIRFGLLTIKNLGEGVAHSIIDERKANGKYTSLKNFLDRITDRNLNKKSLEALIKSGALDEFGERGELIHNLENILEYNKQKNHGPKNQDSLFGSVHEESAPLTLEKAGAAGTEEKLTWEKELLGLYVSGHPLDKFREKLESRDFPISKIKDGMKEGMEAVAAGIIEEAKSILTKRGERMMFLKITDFTGSIEAVVFPRVYEEYKDILVLDKCVALKGKISKRDGESSLVVEKAKIL